A genomic stretch from Eubacterium sulci ATCC 35585 includes:
- a CDS encoding seryl-tRNA synthetase encodes MAGTPIKFEIVKHIGVINRNDRGWTKELNIVSWNDQPPKYDIRDWDEQHERMSRGITLTRQEIESVVEAFQNESE; translated from the coding sequence ATGGCAGGAACACCTATTAAATTTGAGATAGTAAAGCACATTGGAGTTATAAACAGAAATGATAGAGGTTGGACTAAGGAGTTAAATATCGTATCATGGAATGATCAGCCGCCCAAATATGATATCAGAGATTGGGACGAGCAGCACGAGAGAATGAGCCGTGGAATCACTTTGACAAGACAGGAGATTGAGAGCGTTGTAGAGGCGTTTCAGAATGAATCAGAATAG
- a CDS encoding exodeoxyribonuclease III — protein sequence MKFVSWNVNGLRAVLKKGFEDIVKDFDADFFCIQETKMQEGQADVDLPGYQQYYSYAEKKGYSGTAIFTKHEPLSVTYNFEGHDDEGRAVLLEYDKFYLLNVYVPNAQPELKRLEYRMKWEDDLRAMVSELAKKKHVVMCGDLNVAHEEIDLKNPKTNRGNPGFSDEERAKMTELLGAGFTDTFRHLYPEQEGAYSWWSYRGNARKNNTGWRIDYFVVDEGLKDKIKEAAIHPDVLGSDHCPVSLELDI from the coding sequence ATGAAATTTGTTTCATGGAATGTTAATGGACTAAGAGCAGTTCTCAAAAAGGGATTTGAAGATATAGTAAAGGATTTTGACGCAGATTTCTTTTGCATTCAGGAGACCAAGATGCAGGAAGGACAGGCAGATGTTGATTTGCCAGGATATCAGCAGTACTATTCATATGCTGAGAAGAAGGGATATTCGGGAACTGCAATCTTTACTAAGCATGAGCCACTAAGCGTGACATATAATTTTGAGGGGCATGACGATGAAGGAAGAGCGGTGCTTCTAGAGTATGATAAGTTCTACCTGCTTAATGTGTATGTTCCTAATGCACAGCCTGAGCTGAAAAGACTTGAGTACAGAATGAAGTGGGAGGACGACCTCAGAGCAATGGTAAGCGAACTTGCGAAGAAAAAGCATGTTGTAATGTGCGGAGACCTAAACGTTGCCCACGAGGAAATCGATCTTAAGAATCCAAAGACAAATCGTGGAAATCCAGGTTTCTCTGATGAAGAAAGAGCAAAGATGACCGAGCTTCTTGGAGCGGGCTTTACTGATACATTCAGACATCTCTATCCAGAGCAGGAAGGGGCTTATAGCTGGTGGTCATACAGAGGAAATGCCAGAAAAAACAATACAGGGTGGCGTATAGACTACTTTGTTGTTGACGAAGGACTTAAAGACAAGATTAAAGAGGCAGCAATCCACCCAGATGTTTTAGGAAGCGATCACTGCCCAGTAAGCCTTGAGCTTGATATATAA
- a CDS encoding sodium:proton antiporter → MFDLKQLRKPGIVEALVITAIILFMLGFPIITIEGVSAHIPVLVSIIFLLIYGLFRKVKFSDMQESMVQSVSTSMGAVYLFFFIGILISALMMSGAIPTLIFYGLNIISAKTFYLSAFCITAIIGISIGSSLTTVATLGVALMGLSGVFDLNPAITAGAVVSGAFFGDKMSPLSDTTSISASIVGIDLFDHIKNMMYTTVPAFIISGVFFTVMSPWNSNGDVSAIDAFKKSLLSTDLVHGYALVPFVLLIVLSIFKLPAIVSMIIVSALSLVIAQFNTGYSLGEIANIFYSGFNKEGVPENIASLINRGGINSMFFTITIVILALSLGGLLFGLGIIPTILENIAHLLNTRFKATLAVATTALGVNFIVGEQYLSILLAGKTFRPIYDKLGLHQKNLSRALEDSGTVINPLVPWSVCGVFISNMLGVPTVQYAVFSIFCYSCIVLTVLSGLFGKKGTAEAK, encoded by the coding sequence ATGTTTGATCTTAAGCAACTCAGAAAGCCAGGAATTGTAGAAGCCCTGGTCATCACAGCAATTATTTTATTCATGCTGGGCTTTCCTATTATCACAATAGAGGGAGTTTCAGCTCACATCCCAGTTCTTGTAAGTATCATCTTTCTTCTGATCTACGGACTTTTCCGCAAAGTTAAGTTCTCAGATATGCAGGAAAGCATGGTTCAGTCCGTATCGACAAGTATGGGTGCAGTATACTTATTCTTCTTTATTGGAATCCTAATTTCCGCTTTGATGATGTCTGGGGCTATCCCAACGCTGATATTCTACGGTCTAAATATAATCTCAGCTAAGACCTTTTACCTATCAGCCTTCTGCATCACTGCAATCATAGGTATTTCAATCGGAAGCAGCTTAACAACAGTTGCAACTTTAGGTGTTGCGCTTATGGGCCTTTCTGGTGTATTTGATTTAAACCCTGCAATTACAGCAGGTGCTGTTGTATCAGGTGCATTCTTTGGAGATAAGATGTCTCCTCTATCAGATACAACTAGTATATCGGCAAGTATTGTGGGAATAGATCTCTTTGATCACATCAAGAACATGATGTACACCACAGTTCCAGCATTCATAATTTCAGGTGTTTTCTTTACAGTAATGTCACCTTGGAACTCAAATGGAGATGTTTCGGCAATCGATGCATTCAAGAAGTCGCTACTTTCAACTGATCTTGTTCACGGATATGCTTTGGTACCATTTGTGCTTTTGATAGTGCTTTCGATATTCAAACTTCCAGCAATTGTTAGCATGATTATCGTAAGCGCACTCAGCCTAGTAATCGCCCAGTTTAACACTGGATACAGCCTAGGTGAAATCGCAAACATCTTCTATAGCGGTTTCAACAAAGAAGGTGTTCCTGAAAATATCGCTTCACTTATCAACCGTGGTGGAATAAACAGCATGTTCTTCACAATTACAATTGTAATTTTAGCTTTGAGCCTGGGCGGTCTACTGTTTGGACTTGGAATTATTCCAACCATCTTAGAAAACATCGCTCACCTATTAAACACAAGATTCAAGGCAACACTAGCTGTTGCAACTACAGCTTTAGGTGTTAACTTCATAGTTGGAGAGCAGTACCTAAGCATCTTGCTGGCAGGAAAGACATTCCGCCCAATTTACGATAAGCTAGGTCTTCACCAGAAGAATCTCTCACGCGCACTTGAAGATTCCGGTACAGTTATTAACCCACTCGTACCATGGAGCGTGTGTGGTGTCTTCATCTCAAACATGCTAGGCGTGCCTACAGTTCAGTACGCGGTATTCTCGATATTCTGCTACAGCTGTATCGTGCTAACTGTTCTATCAGGACTATTTGGTAAGAAAGGCACAGCGGAAGCTAAATAA
- a CDS encoding UDP pyrophosphate phosphatase, whose amino-acid sequence MLELIKAVIYGIVEGITEWLPVSSTGHLILLKSIMPMKVSDNFWNFFLVVVQLGAILAVVIYFWNKIWPFNTKVKGKSFIRYDVMQLWVKIIVACFPAAIVGILLDDWVDKHLYNPTTVAIMLILVGIAFIFVEKKNVNKEPRITSLRDISYKDALIIGAFQLIAAVLPGTSRSGSTIIGGLLIGIDRTIAAEFTFFLAIPVMFGASLLKLLKFGLHFTAMEFGILFVGIVVSFLVSLFCIRFLMAYVKKHDFKVFGWYRIALGAIVLIYFKLILA is encoded by the coding sequence TTGTTAGAATTAATAAAAGCCGTGATATACGGTATAGTCGAAGGAATTACAGAATGGCTGCCAGTCAGCAGCACAGGACACCTTATTTTACTAAAGAGCATAATGCCGATGAAGGTTTCGGATAACTTTTGGAACTTTTTCCTTGTTGTTGTCCAGTTAGGCGCAATCCTTGCGGTAGTTATCTACTTTTGGAACAAGATATGGCCATTTAATACAAAGGTTAAAGGCAAGTCCTTTATAAGATATGATGTAATGCAGCTATGGGTTAAGATCATTGTAGCATGTTTCCCAGCTGCGATAGTAGGTATCTTGCTAGACGATTGGGTTGATAAACACCTCTACAATCCGACAACAGTAGCAATCATGCTGATTCTTGTCGGAATCGCTTTCATCTTTGTAGAGAAAAAGAATGTAAATAAAGAGCCAAGGATTACAAGCCTTCGCGATATATCATATAAGGATGCTTTGATAATCGGAGCTTTTCAGCTTATCGCTGCCGTTCTTCCAGGAACATCGCGTTCAGGTTCTACAATCATAGGCGGACTTCTTATCGGAATCGATAGAACTATCGCTGCAGAGTTCACCTTCTTCCTAGCAATCCCAGTGATGTTTGGTGCAAGTCTTCTAAAGCTTCTCAAGTTTGGACTTCACTTTACTGCCATGGAATTTGGAATACTCTTTGTGGGAATAGTCGTATCCTTCCTAGTTTCACTGTTCTGCATCAGGTTCTTGATGGCATATGTGAAGAAACACGATTTCAAGGTTTTCGGTTGGTACCGCATAGCTCTAGGCGCAATCGTGCTTATATACTTTAAGCTTATACTCGCATAG
- a CDS encoding alpha/beta hydrolase produces the protein MKIRLNYKQKGRGKTLILLHGNGENNSYFNAQMEFFAKKYRVIALDTRGHGKSPRGEGPFTIRQFADDLADFMKEHSIKKATILGFSDGGNTALCFAAKYPELVDRLIVWGANLYPSGVKNIAMIPIRILRKIVDLFSKIDIRAKLHSEKLALVTNEPYISETELENIHARTLILGGTHDIIKTEHTRLISRCIPKAKLCLIPGGHFISSRKPKIFNKAVLNFLEEK, from the coding sequence ATGAAGATTCGTCTCAATTATAAACAGAAGGGAAGAGGCAAAACCCTTATTCTTCTACATGGAAACGGAGAAAACAACAGTTATTTTAATGCGCAAATGGAATTCTTTGCAAAGAAATACAGAGTAATTGCACTAGATACAAGAGGTCATGGTAAGTCGCCTAGAGGAGAAGGCCCTTTTACAATTAGACAGTTCGCAGATGATCTTGCTGATTTCATGAAGGAACACTCAATTAAGAAGGCTACCATACTTGGTTTTTCAGATGGTGGAAATACTGCTCTTTGCTTTGCAGCAAAGTATCCTGAACTTGTAGATAGACTAATCGTTTGGGGGGCAAATCTATATCCATCGGGTGTTAAGAATATAGCTATGATACCAATTAGGATATTGCGTAAGATAGTAGATTTGTTTTCCAAGATCGATATTCGTGCAAAGCTGCACTCAGAGAAGCTGGCTCTAGTTACAAATGAGCCGTATATAAGTGAGACTGAGCTTGAGAACATTCATGCTAGGACCTTAATTCTTGGCGGAACGCACGATATTATCAAAACTGAGCACACAAGGCTCATTAGTCGCTGTATACCAAAGGCTAAGCTTTGCTTGATTCCTGGAGGCCATTTTATATCATCAAGAAAGCCTAAGATTTTTAATAAAGCAGTGCTTAATTTCCTAGAAGAAAAGTAA
- a CDS encoding transporter, whose protein sequence is MIRDITLGQYYSADSILHRLDPRTKILATLIFIIELFLVKGFIGFAVCGAALAICVALSKVPISFILRGLKPIFMILAFTFFLNIFMVDGHEIFRWKFIKITTEGIYLALFMSLRLILLIISSSVLTLTTKPIALTDGLEKLMAPLSKLGVPSHEIAMMMSIALRFIPLLLDETDKIMKAQQARGADFESGNILRRAKSMIPILVPLFVSAFRIAQDLAMAMEARCYRGGAGRTRMNEIKFDKLDFMAIAACLIFLGVVISMRIFL, encoded by the coding sequence ATGATTAGGGATATAACCTTAGGACAGTACTATTCTGCCGACTCAATTCTCCACAGACTCGACCCGCGAACAAAGATATTGGCAACGCTAATCTTTATAATTGAGCTATTCCTTGTAAAGGGATTTATCGGTTTTGCAGTGTGCGGAGCAGCGCTTGCTATTTGTGTTGCGCTATCAAAGGTGCCAATTTCATTTATCTTGCGTGGCCTGAAACCGATATTTATGATTTTGGCGTTTACCTTCTTTCTGAATATCTTCATGGTCGATGGACACGAGATTTTCAGATGGAAGTTCATCAAAATAACTACAGAGGGAATCTATCTTGCGCTCTTTATGAGTCTTAGATTGATTCTGCTGATAATAAGCTCATCTGTTTTGACGCTTACAACAAAGCCTATCGCTTTAACAGATGGACTAGAAAAGCTTATGGCACCTCTATCAAAGCTAGGCGTGCCTTCGCACGAAATTGCAATGATGATGTCCATAGCTTTGAGATTCATACCTTTGCTTCTTGATGAGACTGATAAGATAATGAAGGCTCAGCAGGCGAGGGGGGCAGACTTTGAGAGCGGAAATATTCTAAGGCGTGCAAAGTCAATGATTCCGATCCTAGTACCGCTATTTGTAAGTGCATTTAGAATAGCTCAGGACCTTGCAATGGCAATGGAAGCTAGATGCTACCGTGGTGGAGCCGGAAGAACGAGAATGAACGAAATCAAATTTGATAAACTTGACTTCATGGCGATAGCTGCCTGTCTGATTTTCCTAGGCGTAGTTATCTCTATGAGAATTTTCCTATAG
- the cbiO gene encoding cobalt transporter ATP-binding subunit (with CbiNQ forms the ABC transporter for cobalt import; Clostridia have two adjacent copies of this gene) gives MSIQVKNLTHIYSKGMPDEQLALDNVSFEIADGEKVAVIGHTGSGKSTLMQHLNGIIKPSSGSIIIGDTDITDPKTVMKDVRRRVGLVFQYPEYQLFEETVAKDIAFGPKNLGLSEEEIDVRVREAIQLVGLDYDDIAERSPFELSGGQKRRVAIAGVIAMEPEILILDEPTAGLDPGAHKEILRMIEKIHSAQKNIIIFVSHNMSDVAEMADRVLVMDEGKILMMDTPEVVFSRHEELNAIGLDIPPVTELMNDIGTCGVNVPANVLNIEDAKTALLAYLKNKNAGVDSSKPERGESND, from the coding sequence ATGTCAATACAAGTAAAGAATTTAACACATATATATAGCAAGGGTATGCCGGATGAACAGCTCGCCTTAGATAATGTCAGCTTTGAGATAGCAGATGGCGAAAAGGTGGCAGTTATAGGGCATACGGGCTCAGGCAAGTCTACTTTGATGCAGCACCTGAACGGTATAATTAAGCCAAGTTCAGGTAGTATAATCATCGGAGATACGGATATAACAGATCCGAAGACTGTGATGAAGGATGTTAGACGCAGAGTTGGCCTCGTTTTTCAGTACCCTGAATACCAGCTATTTGAAGAAACCGTAGCAAAAGATATCGCCTTTGGCCCTAAGAATCTAGGGCTTAGCGAGGAAGAAATCGATGTCAGAGTTAGAGAGGCTATTCAGCTTGTCGGACTCGACTACGATGATATCGCTGAGAGGTCACCTTTTGAGCTTTCGGGAGGACAGAAGAGAAGAGTTGCTATCGCAGGTGTTATTGCGATGGAGCCAGAAATTTTGATACTGGATGAGCCTACTGCAGGTCTTGACCCGGGTGCGCATAAGGAAATCCTAAGGATGATAGAGAAAATCCACAGTGCGCAGAAAAATATAATTATCTTCGTAAGCCATAATATGAGTGATGTCGCCGAGATGGCAGACCGCGTGCTGGTTATGGATGAGGGTAAGATTTTGATGATGGATACACCTGAGGTCGTATTCTCAAGGCATGAAGAACTAAATGCAATAGGTCTTGATATTCCGCCAGTGACTGAGCTGATGAACGACATTGGAACTTGTGGCGTGAATGTACCAGCAAATGTTCTCAATATCGAGGATGCAAAGACGGCGCTCCTAGCATATCTAAAAAACAAGAATGCAGGCGTTGATTCATCAAAGCCAGAGAGAGGAGAGTCCAATGATTAG